In Belonocnema kinseyi isolate 2016_QV_RU_SX_M_011 chromosome 4, B_treatae_v1, whole genome shotgun sequence, a single window of DNA contains:
- the LOC117171124 gene encoding uncharacterized protein LOC117171124: MVEEYKGITLMSVGHKIYVKVLTRSLERQVEKKGNIPHNQMGLRRRMGTIDNVYVLNYIVNRNQGRKKGKLVAFFVDRIKHLSIKNYACKVAFDSVNRRVLWKAMKEKGVDEGLIERIKEIFCGY; this comes from the coding sequence ATGGTGGAGGAATATAAAGGTATCACCCTCATGTCCGTGGGacataaaatttatgtaaaagtgCTTACAAGGAGCTTGGAAAGACAGGTGGAAAAGAAGGGAAATATACCCCACAACCAAATGGGTTTAAGAAGAAGGATGGGAACCATAGATAACGTCTACGTGCTCAACTATATAGTCAATAGAAATCAAGGGCGGAAGAAAGGGAAGCTAGTCGCATTTTTTGTTGACAGAATTAAGCATTTAAGCATTAAGAATTATGCATGTAAGGTAGCATTTGACTCAGTTAACAGGAGGGTGTTATGGAAAGCCATGAAAGAGAAAGGAGTAGACGAAGGTTTAATCgagagaataaaagaaatattttgtgggTACTAA